Proteins from one Dysgonomonas sp. HDW5A genomic window:
- a CDS encoding alpha-L-fucosidase: protein MKKNFFTFTCLLLLSAFTLQAQTPQVEPTWESIKERGYPEWFNDAKLGIFIHWGLYSVPSWTKKEGYSEWSYKGWRDGGSTAVDFAKKVYGQDFKYEDFRGLFKAELFNPQEWADLFKDAGAKYVVLVSKHHDGYAMWPSKYAPNWNSVETGPKRDIVGELTKAVEKDGLKMGLYYSLPEWSNPLHYWEIDPNDSIAKYVDTHMIPQFKELVTTYRPSLIFTDGEWWNSAEQWHARELISWYYNLVGPEAIVNDRWGGGADYGFKTPEYSAGITMTDRPWAEVRGIGRSFGLNRNEPLENYLTEDDLIHHFATLVANGGGLTLNVGPAGDGQIPLLQQERLLQLGQWLKINGEAIYGTRAYKKHIEEKQIYITRIDSTIDFNWVRNSPDPRIRVDHFTGEWTGYISPNYTEEYTFTAKADDGVRVWIDGKLIIDQWVKQEQTEDGFVQGAQTSATHKSSIKLKKGQKYPIKVEYFEDVQNASIQVKWASKSQAEEVIPYKALYTDNTGNQHGLNATYGSMKTYIAYTQKGNNIYAILLEWQDDQCVLNIDKPADNATITLLGREGNLPWKYENGQLIVDMTPVKFTEIPGRSAWTLKIAQ, encoded by the coding sequence ATGAAGAAAAATTTCTTTACATTCACATGCTTGCTTCTCTTATCTGCATTTACCTTACAGGCGCAGACACCTCAAGTCGAACCTACTTGGGAATCGATTAAAGAACGAGGTTATCCCGAGTGGTTTAACGATGCTAAACTAGGTATATTTATCCATTGGGGACTATATTCTGTTCCATCGTGGACTAAAAAAGAAGGGTACTCGGAATGGAGTTACAAGGGATGGAGAGACGGCGGATCTACTGCTGTTGATTTCGCGAAAAAAGTATACGGACAAGATTTTAAATACGAAGACTTCAGAGGTCTTTTTAAAGCCGAATTATTTAACCCACAAGAATGGGCAGATCTGTTTAAAGATGCGGGTGCTAAATATGTAGTACTAGTGTCAAAGCATCACGACGGGTATGCTATGTGGCCCAGTAAATATGCTCCGAATTGGAATTCGGTAGAAACAGGTCCTAAACGTGACATAGTAGGTGAATTGACCAAGGCTGTGGAAAAAGATGGCTTGAAAATGGGATTATATTACTCACTTCCCGAATGGTCGAACCCGCTTCATTATTGGGAAATCGATCCGAATGATTCTATTGCAAAATATGTAGATACACATATGATTCCACAGTTCAAAGAGCTGGTAACAACCTATCGCCCTTCTCTTATTTTTACCGATGGAGAGTGGTGGAACAGTGCCGAACAATGGCATGCTCGTGAACTTATCTCCTGGTATTACAATTTGGTTGGTCCCGAAGCCATTGTTAATGACCGCTGGGGTGGAGGTGCCGATTATGGATTCAAAACTCCCGAATATAGTGCAGGTATTACTATGACAGACCGTCCTTGGGCTGAGGTAAGGGGCATAGGACGCTCTTTTGGCTTGAACAGAAACGAGCCTCTTGAAAACTATTTGACAGAAGACGATCTGATACATCATTTTGCAACACTTGTAGCAAACGGAGGAGGATTAACTCTGAATGTAGGACCTGCAGGAGACGGGCAGATTCCTTTGCTTCAACAAGAACGTTTGCTTCAACTGGGGCAATGGTTGAAAATAAATGGAGAGGCTATCTATGGCACAAGAGCTTACAAAAAACATATCGAAGAGAAACAAATTTATATTACCCGAATCGATTCTACAATAGATTTCAATTGGGTACGTAATTCGCCCGATCCACGTATTCGAGTAGATCATTTTACCGGAGAGTGGACAGGTTATATCAGCCCCAATTATACTGAAGAATATACATTTACCGCCAAAGCGGACGATGGTGTACGTGTGTGGATAGATGGAAAACTGATTATCGACCAATGGGTAAAACAAGAGCAAACCGAAGATGGTTTTGTGCAAGGTGCTCAAACATCGGCAACTCACAAAAGTTCTATAAAACTGAAAAAAGGGCAAAAATATCCAATCAAAGTAGAATACTTTGAGGATGTTCAGAATGCTTCGATTCAAGTAAAATGGGCATCTAAATCGCAAGCCGAAGAAGTTATTCCTTACAAAGCTTTGTATACTGACAATACAGGCAATCAACATGGATTGAATGCAACATACGGCTCGATGAAAACCTACATTGCCTATACTCAGAAAGGTAATAATATTTATGCTATACTTCTCGAATGGCAAGACGACCAATGTGTGTTGAATATCGACAAACCCGCTGATAATGCAACCATAACATTATTAGGGCGTGAAGGTAACCTTCCTTGGAAATACGAAAACGGGCAACTGATTGTTGATATGACTCCTGTCAAATTTACAGAAATACCGGGTCGTTCGGCTTGGACTTTGAAAATAGCTCAATAA
- a CDS encoding cation diffusion facilitator family transporter has translation MSKEKTAIRASYFSIVGNTTLAIIKWLAGYFGNSYALIADAIESTADIFSSIAVLCGLKYSNKPADENHPYGHGRIEPLVTFGVVGFLIISATIIAYESIQNISEPHEPPKPFTLIVLAGIIIWKEISYQLVIRKARHTKSTSLVADAWHHRSDAITSVAAFIGISIAIVMGKGYESADDWAALLASFIILYNSYKILKPALGEIMDKDIYPEMANSVCDFARTIEGVLDTEKCHVRKTGMTFYVDLHIIVNKNITVKEGHDIAHNLKNRLKEKMPEIADVLIHVEPSW, from the coding sequence ATGAGTAAAGAAAAGACAGCTATAAGAGCTTCGTATTTTAGTATCGTTGGTAATACAACCTTAGCTATAATTAAATGGTTGGCAGGTTATTTCGGAAATTCTTATGCACTTATTGCTGATGCAATTGAATCTACGGCAGATATATTTTCTTCTATCGCAGTACTTTGTGGACTCAAGTATTCGAATAAACCCGCCGATGAGAATCATCCTTACGGACATGGACGCATCGAGCCTCTGGTTACTTTTGGAGTAGTTGGTTTCCTCATCATATCGGCTACCATTATTGCTTACGAAAGTATCCAAAATATAAGTGAGCCTCACGAACCACCCAAACCTTTTACTCTTATTGTTTTAGCGGGTATTATTATCTGGAAAGAGATTTCATACCAACTAGTTATAAGAAAAGCCCGACATACCAAAAGCACCTCACTGGTTGCCGATGCATGGCATCACCGCAGCGATGCAATTACTTCAGTTGCTGCCTTTATTGGTATTTCGATAGCCATAGTCATGGGCAAAGGATATGAATCTGCCGATGATTGGGCAGCATTACTCGCATCTTTTATTATTCTATATAATAGCTATAAAATACTTAAGCCTGCTTTAGGCGAAATAATGGACAAGGATATATATCCTGAGATGGCAAATAGTGTATGTGACTTTGCCCGAACCATCGAAGGAGTTTTGGATACTGAGAAGTGTCATGTAAGAAAAACAGGGATGACTTTTTATGTTGATCTGCATATAATTGTAAATAAAAACATAACGGTTAAAGAGGGTCATGATATTGCTCACAATCTGAAAAACAGACTAAAAGAGAAAATGCCCGAAATAGCCGATGTACTAATTCATGTAGAACCTTCTTGGTAA